A stretch of Myxococcus hansupus DNA encodes these proteins:
- a CDS encoding DUF6289 family protein, translating into MALSRWVVGISALLLTACGGPLEMEEGLPSGDMSSVEQRAEQPGGGTRYGQHRTYYREAAKVNWVGAWHADCSGYITQSGQVTQYYTDSFFICS; encoded by the coding sequence ATGGCGCTGTCTCGTTGGGTCGTTGGAATCTCCGCACTGCTGCTGACCGCTTGTGGTGGCCCGCTCGAAATGGAAGAGGGCCTCCCCTCCGGCGACATGAGCTCCGTGGAGCAGCGCGCGGAGCAGCCCGGTGGAGGAACGCGCTATGGCCAGCACCGGACCTACTACCGCGAGGCGGCCAAGGTGAACTGGGTCGGTGCCTGGCACGCCGACTGTTCGGGCTACATCACGCAGTCGGGGCAAGTGACGCAGTACTACACGGACTCCTTCTTCATCTGCTCGTAG
- a CDS encoding RluA family pseudouridine synthase codes for MRLNDGYVYREKLGSRPGSSALAHMTDKYRHSSEEEWRVRFARGEVRLDDVTADGSEPLRPGQWLCWHRPPWEEADTPQSFERVYEDAELVVVVKPSGLPTLPSGGFLKNTLLSFVQERWPEAVPMHRLGRATSGLVLFTRTRDAAARLASDWREGRVHKRYRALSQGLAAQETYDIRAPIGLVPHPRLGEVHGATARGKPSHSTARVLERRSEHTLFEVDIHTGRSEQIRIHLAFIGHPLVGDPLFAVGGLPLAEDPGLPGDGGYLLHAESLTFVHPRSGEQVQLQAPPPLELRSQDSRR; via the coding sequence GTGCGGCTCAACGACGGCTATGTGTATCGCGAGAAGCTCGGAAGCCGACCGGGCAGCAGCGCGCTCGCTCACATGACGGACAAGTATCGTCACTCCTCGGAGGAGGAGTGGCGGGTACGCTTCGCCCGAGGCGAGGTGCGACTCGACGACGTCACCGCCGACGGCTCGGAGCCGCTGAGGCCGGGGCAGTGGCTGTGCTGGCACCGCCCCCCGTGGGAAGAGGCGGACACGCCGCAGTCTTTCGAGCGCGTGTACGAGGACGCGGAGTTGGTCGTCGTGGTGAAGCCGAGCGGGCTGCCAACCCTCCCCTCGGGCGGATTCCTGAAGAACACCCTGCTCTCGTTCGTCCAGGAGCGATGGCCCGAGGCGGTCCCCATGCACCGGCTGGGACGCGCGACGTCGGGGCTCGTGCTCTTCACCCGCACCCGCGACGCGGCCGCGCGCCTGGCGAGTGATTGGCGCGAGGGCCGCGTGCACAAGCGCTACCGCGCGCTCTCCCAGGGACTTGCGGCCCAGGAGACCTACGACATCCGCGCGCCCATCGGATTGGTGCCCCATCCGCGGCTGGGCGAAGTCCATGGCGCCACTGCGAGGGGAAAGCCCTCACACAGCACGGCCCGGGTGTTGGAGCGGCGCAGCGAGCACACCCTCTTCGAGGTGGACATCCACACCGGGCGCTCGGAGCAGATCCGCATCCACCTCGCCTTCATCGGCCACCCGCTCGTGGGGGACCCGCTCTTCGCCGTGGGCGGCCTGCCGCTGGCGGAGGACCCTGGCCTGCCTGGAGACGGCGGCTATCTGCTGCACGCGGAGTCGCTCACCTTCGTGCACCCACGCTCGGGCGAACAGGTGCAGCTTCAGGCACCGCCCCCGCTCGAGCTCCGCAGCCAGGACTCCCGACGGTAG
- a CDS encoding amidase: MTKLTELSRLDGVAQAELVTRGEVSAEELLTACMERMDALNPLLNAAPVLDFERARARPPAPGPFAGVPFLVKDATPYPGLRWSMGSRLFARNVGDPGTPYSTRLDAAGLVTVGKSATSEFGMLGSTETLLDGITHNPWELSHSAAGSSGGAAAAVAAGLVPLAHASDGGGSIRIPASFCGLFGFKPSRGRCVRASLGDSDFGALVSEHCVSRTVRDSALLLALTENRDAGLPPLGHVQAPLSRRLRIGTWTRTMTGEEPDPAVQRAYAESVALCVALGHDVVPMEPPDIDGWALGEAFFLLGGSAVAGAAQLMERLRGTPVSPDELEPFTQALADVFRRGGPSGLKDARRVLAESAERYLTTVQDLDVILTPTVAAAPWRIGYLSPVLPREELMRRMALAVGYTPIQNMTGSPAMSVPLHVSDTGLPIGTHFAAAPGADALLLGLAYQLEAASPWHHRWAPYSYPRLFDA, translated from the coding sequence ATGACGAAGTTGACGGAGCTGTCCCGTCTCGACGGCGTGGCACAGGCGGAGCTTGTTACCCGGGGCGAAGTCAGCGCCGAGGAGCTGCTCACCGCCTGCATGGAGCGCATGGACGCACTGAACCCGCTGCTGAATGCCGCGCCGGTGCTGGACTTCGAACGTGCCCGAGCAAGGCCTCCCGCCCCGGGGCCTTTCGCGGGGGTTCCGTTCCTGGTCAAGGACGCCACGCCCTATCCCGGCCTCCGCTGGTCAATGGGCTCGCGGCTGTTCGCGAGGAACGTCGGCGACCCGGGGACGCCCTACAGCACGCGCCTGGACGCCGCGGGACTCGTCACCGTGGGAAAGAGCGCGACCTCCGAGTTCGGCATGCTGGGGAGCACCGAAACGCTCCTGGACGGCATCACCCACAATCCCTGGGAGCTTTCCCATTCGGCGGCGGGCTCGTCCGGAGGCGCCGCCGCCGCGGTGGCCGCGGGGCTCGTGCCACTCGCGCACGCGAGCGACGGCGGTGGCTCCATCCGCATCCCCGCGTCCTTCTGCGGCCTCTTCGGATTCAAACCGAGCCGAGGCCGCTGCGTGCGCGCCAGCCTGGGGGACTCCGACTTCGGAGCGCTCGTGAGTGAGCATTGTGTCAGCCGGACGGTGCGGGACAGCGCGCTGCTGCTCGCGCTCACCGAGAACCGGGACGCGGGACTTCCGCCGCTGGGGCACGTCCAGGCGCCCCTCTCGCGTCGCCTGCGCATCGGCACCTGGACACGAACGATGACCGGCGAAGAGCCAGACCCCGCCGTCCAACGGGCCTACGCGGAATCCGTCGCGCTCTGCGTGGCGCTGGGACATGACGTAGTGCCCATGGAGCCCCCCGACATCGACGGGTGGGCGTTGGGGGAGGCCTTCTTCCTGCTGGGGGGCTCCGCCGTCGCAGGCGCGGCCCAATTGATGGAACGCCTGCGCGGCACGCCTGTGTCGCCCGACGAGCTCGAGCCGTTCACCCAGGCGCTCGCGGACGTGTTCCGACGTGGTGGCCCCAGCGGCCTCAAGGATGCCCGTCGCGTGCTCGCGGAGAGCGCGGAGCGTTACCTCACCACGGTTCAGGACCTGGACGTCATCCTCACGCCCACGGTCGCGGCCGCGCCCTGGCGCATCGGGTACCTCTCCCCCGTCCTCCCCCGGGAGGAGCTGATGCGACGCATGGCGCTCGCCGTGGGCTACACGCCCATCCAGAACATGACGGGCAGCCCCGCGATGTCGGTGCCCTTGCACGTGTCAGACACGGGGCTTCCCATTGGCACCCACTTCGCCGCCGCGCCTGGAGCGGACGCCCTGCTGCTCGGACTTGCCTATCAGCTCGAAGCGGCGAGCCCATGGCATCATCGCTGGGCGCCCTACTCCTATCCCCGGTTGTTCGACGCCTGA
- a CDS encoding CPBP family intramembrane glutamic endopeptidase yields MRRDVAVLLENAPPRRRALSEAAFVFLAVLGPSAAGHAGRVVLAVFAAALLAWGLALLRPWEASRAGAWLGVLGLLVALGGTGAGAWVATAAEQEKGFSLSMAPLCLRALGMILLVAVLLWRDDQGPAQVGLVREGWAKELLLGVPVLVATYAVHIAASVPLAAVAVALKLADKELLARKSVATALLDTGLGVAAFAAIMVVVTGFEEFVFRGFLVPRLRVVLGRWVPAVLVAAVLFAVGHFYEGTLAVFQTFVMGAWFGFVFWFRGRLLPLVVAHAAFNTISFTLVMYLSKSGFLDKQPPL; encoded by the coding sequence GTGCGTCGAGATGTCGCCGTGCTGCTGGAGAACGCCCCGCCGCGGCGCCGGGCCTTGTCAGAGGCGGCGTTCGTGTTCCTCGCCGTCCTCGGGCCCTCGGCGGCGGGCCACGCGGGTCGAGTCGTCCTGGCTGTATTCGCGGCCGCGCTGCTCGCCTGGGGACTCGCCCTGCTGCGCCCCTGGGAGGCGTCGCGCGCGGGTGCCTGGCTGGGCGTCCTGGGGCTCCTGGTGGCGCTGGGCGGCACAGGCGCGGGCGCATGGGTCGCCACCGCGGCGGAGCAGGAGAAGGGCTTCTCCCTGTCCATGGCCCCCCTGTGCCTCCGCGCCCTGGGGATGATTCTGCTGGTGGCGGTGCTGCTGTGGCGCGACGACCAAGGACCCGCGCAGGTAGGACTGGTGCGCGAGGGCTGGGCGAAGGAGCTGCTGCTCGGCGTGCCGGTGCTCGTCGCCACCTACGCGGTGCACATCGCCGCGTCGGTGCCCCTGGCAGCCGTCGCCGTGGCGTTGAAGCTGGCCGACAAGGAGCTGCTGGCGCGCAAGAGCGTGGCCACCGCGCTCCTGGACACCGGTCTGGGGGTGGCCGCCTTCGCGGCCATCATGGTGGTGGTGACAGGCTTCGAGGAGTTCGTCTTCCGAGGCTTCCTCGTGCCCCGCCTGCGCGTGGTGCTGGGCCGCTGGGTGCCCGCGGTGCTGGTCGCGGCCGTGCTGTTCGCCGTGGGCCACTTCTACGAAGGCACGCTCGCCGTCTTCCAGACTTTCGTCATGGGGGCCTGGTTCGGGTTCGTCTTCTGGTTCCGAGGGCGCCTGCTGCCGCTCGTCGTCGCGCACGCGGCCTTCAACACCATCAGCTTCACGCTGGTGATGTACCTGTCGAAGTCAGGCTTCCTGGACAAGCAGCCGCCGCTTTGA
- a CDS encoding DinB family protein, translating into MDASQTAESPATTHPFVQKLRMHRQFFHRTLACFRDEDATFRVTQESMTAAGQVLHAAAAIEYFLSGLFGAFEGWSTMSRRQQGFADMSWAQSANTSPEERNAATEVEEAGRSLRKAAELFDRSMDSASEMFGGRTMEELTQPSLLPNPLFPPWFTAAHVFELMLDHTAHHRGALTQYARGLGLEPKIPYFDMAEALHEAMLQPVETSQADVS; encoded by the coding sequence ATGGATGCCTCCCAGACCGCCGAGAGCCCAGCCACCACCCACCCGTTCGTTCAGAAGCTCCGCATGCACCGGCAGTTCTTCCATCGCACCTTGGCGTGTTTCAGGGACGAGGACGCCACCTTCCGAGTCACTCAAGAGAGCATGACCGCCGCGGGCCAGGTGCTGCACGCGGCTGCGGCCATCGAGTACTTCCTCTCGGGTTTGTTCGGCGCGTTCGAGGGCTGGTCCACGATGTCGCGGCGCCAGCAGGGGTTCGCCGACATGTCCTGGGCGCAGAGCGCGAACACCAGTCCCGAGGAGCGGAACGCCGCGACCGAGGTCGAAGAGGCGGGCCGGTCACTCCGGAAGGCGGCGGAGTTGTTCGACCGGTCCATGGACTCCGCCAGCGAGATGTTCGGCGGCAGGACGATGGAGGAACTCACGCAGCCATCTCTGCTCCCCAATCCTCTTTTCCCTCCGTGGTTCACGGCGGCCCACGTCTTCGAGCTCATGCTGGACCACACGGCACACCACCGGGGCGCGCTGACGCAGTACGCGCGGGGCCTGGGGCTGGAGCCAAAGATTCCCTACTTCGACATGGCCGAGGCGCTCCACGAGGCCATGCTTCAGCCCGTCGAGACGTCCCAGGCCGATGTGTCGTGA
- a CDS encoding ETX/MTX2 family pore-forming toxin, whose product MSDVVYRSFISKAFSPEGKQLAISASADNHAVTVQNLDYTNDLQLWEVRNTRGDEGFSIINKSTGRAICRASNEQGASLITVGLEAINTNDLAVWRNEGNETFNPIYSFADWEQKINILGNGPYRAGTQLVTWEWSGGGDNEKWAQVKDARQIRLKAINFDMNVANIEDYSPKVGGTQTVTNITSSEQLQTLSFKFVEGHSYSFTHERGLSVSQSLEFKGGLPGLKEGKVAWTIEGSWKYVQEQESTDDSEVAISVPVKVPANSSIRVSVLMLQARISVPYSATIETVYADGTTQTSETGGLFGGVNTYNLITKYEDLGPVARGATRTLLRRL is encoded by the coding sequence ATGTCTGACGTCGTCTACCGGAGCTTCATTTCCAAGGCGTTCAGTCCCGAGGGCAAGCAGCTCGCCATCAGCGCCAGCGCGGACAACCACGCCGTCACCGTGCAGAATCTCGACTACACGAATGACCTCCAACTGTGGGAGGTGCGGAACACCCGTGGAGACGAGGGGTTCTCCATCATCAACAAGAGCACGGGGCGAGCCATCTGCCGCGCGAGCAATGAGCAGGGCGCGTCGCTCATCACCGTGGGCCTGGAGGCCATCAACACCAATGACCTCGCGGTGTGGCGCAATGAGGGCAATGAAACCTTCAATCCCATCTACTCCTTCGCGGACTGGGAGCAGAAGATCAACATCCTGGGGAATGGTCCCTACCGCGCTGGTACGCAGTTGGTGACGTGGGAGTGGAGCGGCGGCGGCGACAATGAGAAGTGGGCGCAGGTGAAGGACGCGCGGCAGATCCGCCTCAAGGCGATCAACTTCGACATGAACGTGGCCAACATCGAGGATTACTCGCCCAAGGTGGGGGGAACCCAGACGGTGACCAACATCACGAGTTCGGAGCAGTTGCAAACGCTCAGCTTCAAGTTCGTGGAGGGGCACTCGTATTCGTTCACCCACGAGCGAGGGCTCTCTGTCAGCCAGTCGCTCGAGTTCAAGGGGGGCCTCCCAGGTCTGAAGGAGGGCAAGGTGGCCTGGACGATCGAAGGGAGCTGGAAGTACGTGCAGGAGCAGGAGAGCACTGACGACAGCGAGGTCGCCATCTCGGTGCCGGTCAAGGTCCCCGCCAACTCCAGCATCCGTGTCTCCGTGCTCATGTTGCAGGCCCGCATTTCGGTCCCGTATTCGGCGACGATTGAAACCGTCTACGCGGATGGGACGACCCAGACGAGCGAGACGGGCGGCCTCTTCGGTGGCGTCAACACCTACAACCTCATCACCAAATATGAGGACCTTGGCCCCGTCGCCCGGGGCGCGACGCGGACGCTGCTTCGTCGGCTCTAA
- a CDS encoding carboxypeptidase-like regulatory domain-containing protein, whose product MSVLGLIAWDAYSTTGAVERGVEFAASSHATNRLQGAVSPGTVALHPVARPDRRRRIRGTVVDTRGAPLAGVHVSAMSRADESLAELPCPDWAPGAWEALLEEKPRRLLQDCQWAGRDALTEWLSSRRGEAIPQAETVTDGDGAYLLDGLDDGALSIWALNEEGAAAQQDILGIHDDLRLVLTPGLRVEGIVSGGGAPLPGTHLTLVSVTTGRYFDGIAGPDGRFRMGPLPLGRYVLLAEQGGWRPALLHLDEATSLPEDGVRLTRPLNHAGRVLSRGNPISGARVELFVDFSSEEGSLQVATSDAKGQFHFSGLREGHRVTLSAFHEGMIASAQVTLDERDGAETELELRPAPFLEGVVRDEARQSISGANISWVPQRLGGIYPATTTTLDGRFRLGPLGPDKNQITVSAPGYLDAHFYLDSLELQSPFDITLFRAELITGVAVDEHGAPAPNVTLKLNRACKHPASFGERPQTTTDTAGRFELKACSPGPWEMEAVDERFLPDAIPVHAPSGGLRIALKQGPTVTGILLDEHGVPVVGADVFLAKREERGSPSRYISSDAQGHFRLGAVPPGHYIVWAQKHVQGVTRLTAAQDLELRDGMATQVELRFPVGLTVSGIVVTASGTPLEGVAIQTSRFPQADSTEPPHIGFGCGGPPIGVRTDASGRFVLRGLSSAPHAVWATKDGHAFKPARSMGGTHHDNDWIFMKPGASENDLRLVLQRISFVRGRLLGPDGRPFPDYVINREIGVFSLEGTFLFPTTNHGQMALIFDAPGVASRTVTVDVPLEEDVDLGDIHMPTVLHP is encoded by the coding sequence ATGAGCGTCCTCGGGCTGATCGCCTGGGACGCGTATTCCACGACAGGGGCCGTCGAGCGCGGCGTGGAATTCGCGGCATCGTCGCATGCCACGAACCGTCTCCAGGGGGCTGTCAGTCCTGGCACGGTGGCCCTGCACCCCGTCGCTCGACCTGACCGTCGCCGGCGCATTCGTGGCACCGTGGTGGACACGCGAGGTGCACCGCTCGCAGGCGTGCACGTGTCCGCCATGTCGCGGGCGGACGAGTCCTTGGCGGAGCTGCCGTGTCCCGACTGGGCGCCGGGGGCATGGGAGGCGCTCCTCGAAGAGAAGCCTCGCCGGCTCTTGCAGGACTGCCAGTGGGCAGGCCGCGATGCCCTGACGGAGTGGCTGTCCTCTCGAAGGGGAGAAGCCATTCCCCAGGCGGAGACCGTCACCGACGGAGATGGCGCCTACCTCTTGGATGGGCTGGACGACGGAGCCCTGTCGATCTGGGCCTTGAATGAGGAGGGGGCGGCCGCGCAACAAGACATCCTGGGGATACACGACGATCTGCGCCTGGTTTTGACCCCGGGACTGCGGGTGGAGGGAATCGTCTCGGGAGGAGGCGCGCCGCTGCCGGGCACGCACCTCACCCTGGTCTCCGTGACAACGGGTCGATACTTCGACGGTATCGCAGGTCCAGATGGACGGTTCCGCATGGGGCCGTTGCCGCTCGGGCGTTATGTCCTCCTGGCGGAACAGGGGGGCTGGCGACCAGCGCTCCTCCATCTCGATGAGGCAACCAGCCTTCCAGAAGACGGTGTGCGACTCACTCGGCCGCTGAACCATGCAGGCCGGGTCCTCTCTCGGGGGAATCCCATCTCCGGCGCTCGCGTCGAACTCTTCGTGGATTTCTCCTCGGAGGAGGGTTCCTTGCAGGTCGCCACATCCGACGCGAAAGGGCAGTTTCACTTCTCAGGGCTCCGCGAAGGTCATCGCGTCACGCTTTCGGCCTTTCATGAGGGAATGATCGCCAGTGCTCAAGTGACGCTGGACGAACGAGACGGGGCCGAGACGGAACTCGAATTGAGGCCAGCACCTTTTCTTGAGGGCGTCGTTCGAGATGAGGCGCGCCAGTCCATTTCAGGCGCCAACATCTCCTGGGTTCCACAGCGCCTTGGTGGGATCTACCCAGCCACGACAACGACGCTGGATGGCCGCTTTCGCCTGGGCCCCCTTGGCCCCGACAAGAATCAAATCACGGTGTCGGCGCCCGGCTATCTGGACGCCCACTTCTATCTGGACTCCCTGGAACTCCAATCCCCGTTCGACATCACGCTGTTCCGCGCGGAGTTGATCACCGGCGTGGCGGTGGACGAACACGGGGCGCCTGCCCCAAACGTGACGCTCAAATTGAATCGCGCATGCAAGCATCCCGCGTCATTTGGCGAGCGGCCCCAGACGACCACGGACACCGCCGGCCGATTCGAGCTGAAAGCCTGCAGCCCCGGCCCCTGGGAAATGGAAGCCGTTGACGAGCGATTCCTGCCAGATGCCATTCCGGTGCATGCACCCAGTGGAGGACTTCGCATCGCGTTGAAGCAAGGTCCCACCGTCACAGGCATTTTGTTGGATGAACACGGCGTTCCCGTGGTGGGGGCGGACGTCTTCCTTGCCAAACGCGAAGAGCGAGGCAGTCCCAGCCGATACATTTCTTCAGATGCCCAGGGGCACTTTCGCCTCGGGGCCGTCCCGCCTGGGCACTACATCGTGTGGGCCCAGAAGCATGTTCAGGGAGTCACCCGGCTCACCGCCGCTCAGGACCTCGAGTTGCGCGATGGCATGGCGACACAGGTGGAACTGCGGTTTCCCGTGGGATTGACTGTCTCCGGTATTGTCGTGACAGCGAGCGGAACGCCGCTGGAGGGCGTCGCCATCCAAACCTCTCGATTTCCCCAGGCCGACTCGACCGAGCCGCCCCACATCGGTTTTGGCTGCGGTGGCCCCCCCATTGGCGTTCGAACAGACGCCAGTGGCCGATTTGTCCTCCGGGGCCTGTCTTCCGCGCCGCACGCGGTTTGGGCCACGAAGGATGGCCATGCTTTCAAGCCAGCACGTTCCATGGGAGGGACCCACCACGACAACGATTGGATTTTCATGAAACCGGGAGCGAGCGAGAACGACCTCCGCCTCGTGCTGCAACGCATTTCATTCGTCCGAGGCCGGCTCTTGGGACCTGATGGCCGCCCCTTTCCGGATTACGTCATCAACCGAGAAATCGGCGTCTTCAGCCTCGAGGGCACTTTCCTGTTTCCGACGACGAACCACGGGCAGATGGCCTTGATTTTTGATGCGCCAGGAGTGGCATCACGCACCGTCACGGTGGACGTTCCCCTGGAAGAGGATGTGGATCTGGGCGACATCCACATGCCCACGGTTCTTCATCCCTAG
- a CDS encoding leucine-rich repeat domain-containing protein: MAEHQDWGRVVPAQEAWAHVEAAGTPEWRKELASWWRGVSGEDVLFHEGDLQADSLVVGPRPLIVSGSVRLKGLLQDGHAADHTLLVVLGDLEVENVATFSAMFIAGDVRIQGLLFGDSYGDDVFCVGGGLTARALIEQHHHIGVSGPLDVDVIVGDKLTSTEKPRKKLEPHEALLTGAFTVEDEDEGDITDSTVDRKGLLAKLRAGEPVLADTRLSPVEKAIAAVKEKLARGEQATRLTLAQKKLKAIPEEVFSLTSLESLTLDTNDIAEISPRIGELRALKSLSLESLPLTTLPEELCRLPALKKLSLRYCNHLKRLPDAFVELEALEELYLDVMALESFPEVLTRLPRLKKLWLWRFFKMTPGRVQGLVDGLGRMPTLTHAGFLQGELSALPGGLAPLARLKQFKLGLERIPQPEVKRLEAALPPGRLHVGY, from the coding sequence ATGGCGGAGCATCAGGACTGGGGGCGGGTCGTTCCCGCTCAAGAAGCGTGGGCCCACGTGGAAGCAGCGGGGACACCCGAATGGCGAAAAGAGCTGGCCTCCTGGTGGCGGGGCGTCTCCGGGGAGGACGTCCTCTTCCACGAGGGAGACCTGCAGGCCGACTCGCTCGTCGTCGGTCCGCGACCGCTCATCGTCTCCGGCAGCGTCCGGCTGAAGGGGCTGCTCCAGGACGGCCACGCCGCGGACCACACCCTCCTGGTGGTGCTGGGCGATTTGGAAGTGGAGAACGTGGCGACGTTTTCCGCCATGTTCATCGCGGGCGATGTCCGGATTCAGGGGCTGCTCTTCGGCGACTCGTACGGCGATGACGTCTTCTGCGTCGGAGGTGGGCTGACGGCGCGCGCCCTCATCGAGCAGCACCACCACATCGGGGTGTCCGGCCCGCTCGACGTGGACGTCATCGTGGGCGACAAGCTCACCTCGACGGAGAAGCCGCGCAAGAAGCTGGAGCCGCACGAAGCGCTCCTGACGGGTGCTTTCACCGTGGAGGACGAGGACGAGGGCGACATCACCGACTCGACGGTGGACCGGAAGGGGCTCCTCGCGAAGCTGCGCGCGGGGGAGCCCGTGCTGGCCGACACCCGGCTCAGCCCCGTGGAGAAAGCCATCGCCGCCGTGAAGGAGAAGCTGGCGCGGGGCGAGCAGGCGACGCGGCTGACCCTCGCCCAGAAGAAGCTGAAGGCCATCCCCGAGGAGGTCTTCTCCCTCACCTCGCTGGAGAGCCTCACGCTGGACACCAATGACATCGCGGAGATTTCCCCGCGCATTGGCGAGCTGCGGGCACTGAAGAGCCTCAGCCTGGAGAGCCTGCCGCTGACGACGCTCCCCGAGGAGCTCTGTCGCCTCCCCGCGCTGAAGAAGCTGAGCCTCCGCTACTGCAACCACCTCAAGAGGCTCCCGGATGCCTTCGTCGAGTTGGAGGCGCTGGAGGAGCTGTACCTGGACGTGATGGCGCTGGAAAGCTTCCCCGAGGTGCTGACGCGGCTGCCTCGGTTGAAGAAGCTCTGGCTCTGGCGCTTCTTCAAGATGACACCGGGCCGGGTCCAGGGCCTGGTGGACGGGCTCGGGCGGATGCCGACACTGACGCACGCCGGCTTCCTTCAGGGGGAGCTGTCCGCGCTGCCCGGAGGACTCGCGCCACTCGCCCGACTCAAGCAGTTCAAGCTGGGCCTGGAACGCATCCCCCAGCCAGAGGTGAAGCGCCTGGAAGCGGCGCTGCCTCCCGGACGACTGCACGTGGGGTACTGA
- a CDS encoding aminoglycoside adenylyltransferase domain-containing protein — translation MSASVPVEVAPQVSSASEVLRRHLAPSLQAIHLFGSAVEGGLKPRSDVDLLVTGNEAADWRGDERNVVLALARIWFSLSTGGFAPKDVAAQWLIERLPDVHQGLMHRARDSYQGVRQDDLASRGPEVAAFVRFARAAIEGLYLALQPGHFAPR, via the coding sequence ATGAGCGCATCCGTGCCTGTTGAAGTCGCCCCGCAAGTTTCGAGCGCCAGCGAAGTCCTGCGGCGCCACCTCGCCCCTTCGCTCCAGGCCATCCACCTGTTTGGCTCGGCGGTGGAGGGCGGACTGAAACCGCGGAGCGACGTCGATCTGCTGGTCACCGGGAACGAAGCCGCGGATTGGCGGGGGGACGAGCGGAACGTGGTGCTCGCGCTGGCGCGGATCTGGTTCAGCCTGTCCACGGGCGGTTTCGCTCCCAAGGACGTCGCGGCGCAGTGGCTCATCGAGCGCCTGCCGGATGTGCACCAAGGCCTCATGCACCGCGCGCGGGATTCATATCAGGGTGTGCGGCAGGATGACCTGGCGAGCCGAGGCCCGGAGGTCGCCGCGTTCGTGCGCTTCGCTCGGGCGGCCATCGAAGGCCTGTATCTGGCATTACAGCCCGGCCATTTCGCACCGCGTTGA